A region of Jonquetella anthropi DSM 22815 DNA encodes the following proteins:
- the rpsD gene encoding 30S ribosomal protein S4, with product MSKNNTRKTAPKGKIVRRLGANIFGNQKYDKLLSRKATPPGGQPRRHGKQSIYGLQLQEKQKIRFSYGVSERQLHKVYTLAKKMEGVTGSNMLILLESRLDNVVYRLGFCTTRPQARQLVCHGHFAVNGRKVDIPSARVSAGDVISIRENSKDMKVLKENLEVASAVSQPAWLSLSGTEGTVLRLPERSEIVCLADEQVVVEYYAK from the coding sequence ATGTCGAAGAACAACACCCGTAAGACCGCTCCAAAGGGCAAAATCGTCCGTCGCCTGGGCGCCAATATCTTTGGCAACCAGAAGTACGACAAGCTTCTGAGCCGCAAGGCGACCCCTCCCGGAGGACAGCCCCGCCGTCACGGCAAACAGTCCATTTACGGACTTCAGCTGCAGGAGAAGCAGAAGATTCGTTTCTCCTACGGCGTGAGCGAGCGTCAGCTTCACAAGGTCTACACGCTGGCCAAGAAGATGGAAGGCGTTACCGGCTCCAACATGCTGATTCTGCTTGAGTCCCGGCTTGACAACGTCGTCTATCGGCTTGGCTTCTGCACCACCCGTCCGCAGGCCCGTCAGCTGGTCTGCCACGGTCACTTTGCTGTGAACGGCCGCAAGGTCGATATCCCGAGCGCGCGGGTTTCTGCCGGCGACGTGATTTCCATTCGGGAGAACAGCAAGGACATGAAGGTTCTGAAGGAGAACCTCGAGGTCGCTTCGGCGGTGTCCCAGCCGGCGTGGCTTTCCCTCTCCGGTACGGAAGGAACGGTTCTTCGCCTTCCGGAGCGCAGCGAGATCGTGTGCCTTGCCGACGAGCAGGTCGTCGTCGAGTACTACGCCAAGTAA
- a CDS encoding GNAT family N-acetyltransferase, whose product MLSTPRTLLRPWRESDAPRLYELAKSPNVGPAAGWLPHKSEAESLQVIRTVLLGPGTFAVVLKENEQVIGAASVTVAGNDTGSTDEASLGYWLGEPYWGRGIMPEVVRALLEYAFITLKLERVWLSYFDENDRSRRVAEKCGFTVDHTFVKTWPMGIKHETACVMTKENYLSTRGARKV is encoded by the coding sequence TTGCTCTCCACCCCTCGGACGCTTCTTCGTCCGTGGCGCGAAAGCGACGCGCCGCGGCTGTACGAGTTGGCAAAAAGTCCCAACGTCGGCCCAGCGGCGGGCTGGCTCCCTCACAAAAGCGAAGCCGAAAGCCTGCAGGTCATAAGAACGGTTCTGCTGGGGCCCGGGACGTTCGCCGTCGTCTTAAAGGAGAATGAACAAGTCATCGGTGCGGCGAGCGTAACGGTCGCGGGGAATGATACCGGCTCGACGGACGAGGCGTCTTTGGGCTACTGGCTGGGCGAACCCTATTGGGGCCGTGGCATCATGCCCGAAGTTGTCCGCGCGCTACTCGAGTACGCGTTTATCACCTTGAAGCTGGAGCGCGTTTGGCTTTCGTATTTTGACGAGAACGACCGGTCCCGCCGGGTCGCCGAAAAGTGCGGTTTTACCGTCGATCACACGTTCGTCAAAACGTGGCCGATGGGAATAAAACACGAGACGGCCTGCGTGATGACGAAAGAAAACTATCTGTCCACCCGAGGGGCCCGGAAAGTTTGA
- a CDS encoding DNA/RNA helicase domain-containing protein, with translation MEIKNITTVIIYYNGQVLVNTTESEQYELITCDADVEEIGQVALKIVLGKVIDDTINDIKKFKIEEETRDDSQVTVQYFIYEPPNKTILKDNSEVSWLACDNLHQKAWRFPSELKMLTMYLMMKKAAVVATVDELMNLGRNCFVDSCTTFLKSLGFKEVKDKLVQSWRNCFSFLIRHWPQELLDNDNTEKQFPLLFEFLMPNSWCRSDVILLTEKKVIVFEFKQKDTISAEDITNDVAQVTGYAQSIMNFHRETGCKGMTVSAFLVYTNNSASLTDDVQTRVKSLLEEKKVPVLLPQTFCDAVRQELQNDVPMTDENCYKWVTSSFYPRPSLQKTTLECFQTLYPSYIKIDEIDCNEKALETINNIIIDRTESKSIIFLSGVLGWGKTSLGLKIVYDNVGLNPDCTPIFLSENTKLINSLQSMLSSEDEPEAGKSFIESLRNFNIQAKSPAALCHNVIVLHEAHWVKDNGEGITEAELLLNVGDRIAQTQGKVVVLCLIDNGQTISPDRKHGLPVWFGALRNHRDWSVYLYNADNCKNVFEQLYKTKDIDYKNLYEGLSIKRNFIDVHLWIENILTPDLKRARECYRKLCSEGFRCQVFREQDELEKAVKAVKQQDPSGQRGIILSSRFKIRLNKIWKQDNNNCFQPMEWYIEKERKLEFAVTESLAQKVELDYPIVIFCGDYYIEENKWKDASGCGDSIIKNIYRILLTRSQKELFIYFPIIEQDSQEDRLKDTWEWFCSMMRPDDEETSQA, from the coding sequence ATGGAAATTAAGAATATAACAACTGTCATTATTTATTATAACGGGCAAGTCCTAGTCAATACAACTGAAAGCGAGCAATATGAACTCATTACATGCGATGCTGATGTTGAAGAAATCGGACAAGTGGCGTTAAAAATCGTACTAGGCAAAGTTATCGATGATACTATCAACGATATCAAGAAATTTAAAATCGAAGAGGAAACAAGAGACGATTCTCAAGTAACAGTACAATATTTTATATACGAACCCCCAAATAAAACAATCTTAAAAGATAACTCTGAGGTGAGCTGGTTAGCATGCGATAACCTACATCAAAAGGCTTGGCGCTTTCCTTCCGAACTAAAGATGTTAACAATGTATTTAATGATGAAAAAAGCAGCTGTTGTGGCAACTGTTGATGAGCTGATGAACTTGGGGAGAAACTGTTTTGTGGACAGCTGTACTACTTTCCTCAAAAGCTTAGGGTTTAAAGAAGTGAAGGACAAGCTTGTGCAATCTTGGCGAAATTGCTTCTCCTTTTTAATAAGGCACTGGCCTCAAGAGTTGCTGGACAATGACAATACGGAGAAACAATTTCCACTGCTTTTTGAGTTTCTAATGCCAAACTCTTGGTGTCGCTCCGATGTTATTCTTCTGACCGAGAAAAAAGTCATCGTTTTTGAGTTCAAACAAAAAGACACTATTTCCGCGGAAGACATTACAAATGACGTTGCGCAGGTAACTGGGTACGCGCAAAGTATTATGAACTTTCACCGTGAAACAGGGTGTAAAGGAATGACTGTTTCTGCATTTCTTGTTTACACAAACAATAGCGCCTCATTAACTGATGATGTCCAAACTAGAGTTAAGTCATTGCTGGAGGAGAAAAAGGTTCCGGTTCTTTTACCACAAACTTTCTGCGATGCCGTCAGGCAGGAACTTCAAAACGATGTTCCGATGACGGACGAGAACTGTTACAAATGGGTAACCTCATCGTTTTACCCTCGGCCAAGTTTACAAAAAACGACGCTTGAGTGCTTTCAAACCCTGTATCCTTCATATATTAAAATCGATGAAATTGATTGTAATGAGAAAGCGTTAGAAACAATAAATAATATTATTATTGATCGCACAGAGAGCAAAAGCATTATTTTCCTTTCCGGTGTTCTCGGCTGGGGAAAAACATCGCTTGGGCTTAAAATAGTATATGACAATGTAGGGCTGAACCCGGATTGTACGCCAATTTTTCTGTCAGAAAATACTAAGTTAATCAATAGTTTACAAAGTATGCTTTCATCCGAAGATGAGCCAGAAGCCGGCAAAAGCTTCATAGAAAGTCTTAGAAATTTTAATATTCAAGCAAAATCACCCGCTGCTCTATGCCATAATGTTATTGTTCTTCATGAAGCGCACTGGGTAAAAGACAACGGCGAGGGTATAACAGAGGCTGAGCTACTTCTTAATGTGGGTGACAGAATTGCTCAAACGCAAGGCAAGGTCGTTGTTTTATGCCTGATTGACAATGGGCAGACTATTTCTCCGGACAGAAAGCATGGCCTGCCGGTTTGGTTTGGCGCTTTAAGGAACCATAGGGATTGGTCAGTTTATCTTTACAATGCTGATAATTGCAAGAATGTTTTTGAACAATTGTACAAAACAAAAGATATAGACTATAAAAATCTTTATGAGGGGTTGTCGATTAAGCGCAACTTTATTGACGTGCACCTATGGATAGAGAATATACTGACTCCAGATTTAAAAAGAGCGCGGGAATGTTATCGAAAATTATGTAGTGAAGGGTTTAGGTGTCAAGTTTTTAGGGAACAAGATGAGCTAGAAAAAGCTGTGAAGGCTGTTAAACAGCAGGATCCAAGTGGCCAAAGGGGGATAATACTTTCATCTCGCTTTAAAATTCGACTGAATAAAATTTGGAAGCAAGATAACAACAATTGTTTTCAGCCCATGGAATGGTATATAGAAAAAGAGAGAAAACTAGAATTTGCAGTGACGGAATCGCTAGCCCAGAAAGTTGAGCTGGATTATCCAATCGTTATATTTTGTGGGGATTATTATATAGAAGAAAATAAATGGAAAGATGCTTCTGGGTGCGGAGATTCAATTATTAAAAACATTTATCGTATTTTGCTGACGCGAAGTCAAAAAGAGCTTTTTATATATTTCCCTATAATCGAGCAAGATTCACAGGAGGATAGATTAAAAGACACGTGGGAATGGTTTTGCTCTATGATGAGGCCTGACGACGAGGAAACGTCTCAGGCGTAA
- a CDS encoding ATP-binding cassette domain-containing protein has translation MITVNNVTLTYEGKTVLKNFSAQMDEREISCLVGESGFGKTSLINAMLGFLPLATGGIQGVPERLSVVFQEDRLFEDFTVIENLKLFAPPEKIADALARCGLPGEEKTKVRELSGGMKRRVAIIRAVLCESDYIIMDEPFSGIDAENKRKTALYICANLNGRGLFFTTHNEEDKLLFPQAVHAVKEE, from the coding sequence ATGATAACGGTCAATAACGTCACCCTGACCTACGAGGGGAAAACGGTTCTCAAAAACTTTTCCGCCCAAATGGACGAGCGGGAGATCAGCTGTCTGGTCGGCGAATCGGGGTTTGGCAAAACGAGCCTCATCAACGCCATGCTCGGCTTTCTTCCCCTTGCCACCGGGGGGATACAGGGCGTTCCGGAGCGTCTCTCGGTCGTCTTTCAGGAAGACCGGCTGTTTGAAGACTTTACCGTCATCGAGAACCTGAAGCTCTTCGCCCCGCCGGAAAAAATAGCCGACGCGCTGGCCCGGTGCGGCCTGCCCGGCGAGGAAAAGACGAAAGTGCGCGAGCTCAGCGGCGGCATGAAAAGGCGGGTAGCGATCATTCGGGCCGTCCTGTGCGAAAGCGACTACATCATCATGGACGAGCCGTTCAGCGGGATTGACGCGGAGAACAAGAGGAAAACTGCGTTGTACATTTGCGCCAACCTGAACGGCCGCGGCCTCTTTTTTACGACTCACAACGAGGAAGACAAACTGCTTTTCCCTCAGGCTGTCCACGCGGTAAAAGAAGAATAA
- a CDS encoding ABC transporter permease: MQNKKIGLTVSVLCLIGLWQLLAVLIGEELILPSPVRVVVKLGEMAGTSQFYRTVGITFGRILAGFSIAVLLGSILSVLSVYSDAIQTLLFPVISVLKSIPVASFAVLCLMWVRTNNLPILISCVVNIPIIYINSLSGMKSADVKLLQIAKVYRLKFFTRLRYIHLPAAKDQFLAAVSLSSGVAWKSAVAAEIIGLPAVAIGSAVQTAKVYLETAELFAWTVVVLALSALFDKAVAKFFNLLFKVAVR, encoded by the coding sequence ATGCAAAATAAAAAAATCGGGCTGACCGTTTCCGTTCTCTGCCTGATCGGCTTGTGGCAGCTGCTCGCGGTCCTGATAGGAGAGGAACTCATCCTTCCTTCTCCTGTCAGGGTCGTCGTTAAATTGGGGGAAATGGCCGGGACGAGCCAGTTCTACCGCACCGTCGGAATAACCTTCGGGCGGATTCTCGCCGGCTTTTCCATCGCCGTACTGCTCGGCTCGATCCTGTCGGTCCTGTCGGTCTACTCCGACGCCATTCAGACCCTGCTGTTCCCGGTCATCTCGGTGCTCAAGTCAATTCCCGTCGCGTCGTTTGCCGTCCTCTGCCTCATGTGGGTCAGGACGAACAACTTGCCAATTCTCATTTCCTGCGTCGTCAATATCCCGATCATCTACATCAACTCGCTGTCGGGCATGAAGTCGGCGGACGTCAAACTCCTTCAAATAGCGAAAGTTTATCGGCTCAAGTTTTTTACCCGCCTCAGGTACATTCACCTTCCGGCCGCCAAGGACCAGTTCTTGGCCGCCGTTTCCCTCTCGTCCGGCGTCGCGTGGAAAAGCGCCGTCGCGGCTGAGATCATCGGGCTGCCGGCCGTCGCCATTGGCAGCGCCGTCCAGACTGCGAAAGTCTACCTCGAGACGGCTGAACTGTTCGCTTGGACCGTCGTCGTCCTCGCCCTCAGCGCCCTCTTTGACAAAGCGGTCGCCAAGTTTTTTAACCTGCTCTTCAAGGTCGCGGTCAGATGA
- a CDS encoding ABC transporter substrate-binding protein has protein sequence MLRKKFMSAALAVVMSFALSALGMAEPSAPVRLAGLKGPTSMGMVKLLSDNEAGKAKNAYDFVMNASGVELSQKLLAGEVDLAAVPSNLAAVLYNKTSGKIKVIAVNTLGVLYVVSTDESVKSLEDLKGKTIMATGKGQVPEITLRALLKAANIDPDKDVTIEFKSEPTEVVGLLAKDGGIAMLPQPFVTAASAKVNGLRVVLDLSQEWEKLQGSPVVTGVTVVRKDFLDANKDKVDEFLSEDKDSIEYVNANPDEASALIEKFGIVKAAIAKKALPKCNIHYADGEEMKKMLSCYFEVLLKENPASLGGKLPDDEFYYAK, from the coding sequence ATGTTAAGGAAAAAGTTTATGTCCGCCGCTTTAGCCGTCGTGATGTCCTTTGCTTTGAGCGCCCTCGGAATGGCCGAGCCGTCTGCGCCGGTGCGCTTGGCAGGGCTGAAAGGACCGACCTCCATGGGCATGGTCAAGCTGCTTTCGGACAACGAAGCCGGCAAGGCGAAGAACGCCTATGACTTCGTCATGAACGCCTCCGGCGTCGAGCTGAGCCAGAAACTTCTCGCCGGCGAAGTCGACCTGGCCGCCGTTCCGTCCAACTTGGCCGCCGTTCTTTACAACAAAACATCGGGAAAAATTAAAGTCATCGCCGTCAACACTCTCGGCGTCCTGTACGTCGTCTCGACCGACGAAAGCGTCAAATCCCTTGAGGACCTCAAGGGAAAAACGATCATGGCTACCGGCAAGGGACAGGTGCCTGAAATAACCCTTCGGGCGCTGCTCAAAGCGGCGAACATTGACCCGGACAAGGACGTAACGATCGAGTTCAAGAGCGAACCGACCGAAGTCGTCGGCCTGCTTGCCAAAGACGGCGGCATCGCCATGCTTCCTCAGCCGTTCGTCACCGCCGCCTCGGCCAAGGTAAACGGCCTTCGCGTCGTCCTTGACCTGTCCCAGGAGTGGGAAAAGCTGCAGGGCAGTCCGGTCGTCACCGGCGTCACCGTCGTCAGAAAAGACTTCCTCGATGCGAACAAAGACAAAGTCGACGAATTCCTGTCGGAAGACAAAGACTCCATCGAATACGTCAACGCCAACCCGGACGAGGCGTCCGCTCTGATAGAGAAGTTCGGGATCGTCAAGGCGGCGATCGCGAAAAAAGCCCTCCCGAAGTGCAACATTCACTACGCGGACGGCGAAGAGATGAAAAAAATGCTTTCCTGCTACTTTGAGGTGCTCTTAAAAGAAAATCCGGCGTCCTTGGGCGGCAAGCTCCCGGACGACGAATTCTACTATGCAAAATAA
- a CDS encoding NAD(P)-binding protein has protein sequence MSRLSIVTKDQAEVTVEGLYKDMERRIQASPPGLCPVDLAVSFLHICHSQSCGKCTPCRVGLNRLQDLINAVLSGKVQLDALQTIETMAESIYLSSDCAIGQEAARMVLMGVRGFREDYEEHVVHGRCLRTQNQPVPCVCLCPAHVDIPGYLALIHAGRYSEAVQLIRKDNPLPAVCGMICEHPCETRCRRTMVDNPINIRGLKRYAVEHEGEIRVPERMPLTGKKVAVVGGGPGGLSAAYYLSLMGHDVTIYEQRKKLGGMLRYGIPAYRLPREVLDKEIAGILSTGIHVKTEISIGNDFSIKDLHDHYDALYVAIGAHIDKKLGIESEETEGVISAVEMLRAIGDDNYPDFTGMNVVVVGGGNVAMDVARSAVRCNAKSVKLVYRRRKEDMTALPEEVEGAIADGVEIVELHAPLHIIKDKDNKLVSLSAQPQIIGEFKGGRPSPVNADVPEVFFPCDRLLVAIGQGIESRKFGEYGMPIKRGAIECLDTSGVKDTRGIFAGGDCVTGPATVIRAIAAGKVAAANIDEYLGFNHVIESTIEVPQVRFDDHTTCGRVNMAERPAAERVHDFKLMELPMTDEEAFQESGRCLRCDHFGYGVFKGGRIRQW, from the coding sequence GTGAGCAGACTGAGTATTGTCACCAAGGATCAGGCTGAGGTTACAGTTGAAGGCCTGTACAAGGACATGGAGCGCCGTATTCAGGCAAGCCCGCCGGGACTCTGCCCGGTGGACTTGGCGGTTTCTTTCCTTCATATCTGTCACTCCCAGTCCTGCGGCAAGTGCACGCCCTGCCGGGTTGGGCTGAACCGCCTTCAGGACCTGATTAACGCGGTTTTAAGCGGGAAGGTCCAGTTGGACGCCCTGCAAACGATCGAGACGATGGCCGAGAGCATTTACCTTTCTTCTGACTGCGCGATCGGCCAAGAGGCGGCCCGCATGGTGCTCATGGGTGTCAGGGGGTTCCGCGAGGACTACGAGGAGCACGTCGTTCACGGCCGGTGTCTGAGGACCCAAAATCAGCCGGTGCCGTGCGTCTGCCTCTGCCCCGCCCACGTGGACATTCCCGGCTATTTGGCGCTGATTCACGCGGGACGGTACAGCGAGGCAGTTCAGCTGATCCGCAAGGACAACCCGCTGCCGGCGGTCTGCGGGATGATCTGCGAGCACCCGTGCGAGACACGCTGCCGCCGCACGATGGTTGACAACCCGATCAACATTCGGGGGCTGAAACGCTACGCGGTCGAGCACGAGGGAGAAATTCGCGTGCCCGAGCGAATGCCTCTCACTGGCAAAAAGGTGGCCGTGGTGGGCGGAGGCCCCGGCGGGCTGAGCGCGGCGTATTACCTCTCCCTCATGGGGCACGACGTGACGATTTACGAACAGCGGAAGAAGCTGGGCGGCATGCTCCGATACGGCATACCGGCCTACCGTCTTCCGCGGGAAGTGCTCGACAAGGAGATCGCCGGCATTCTGTCGACGGGCATTCACGTCAAAACGGAGATCAGCATCGGGAACGACTTTTCGATTAAGGACCTGCATGACCATTACGACGCCCTGTACGTGGCCATCGGCGCCCACATCGACAAGAAACTAGGCATTGAGAGCGAGGAAACCGAGGGCGTCATTTCCGCGGTGGAAATGCTCCGCGCAATCGGTGACGACAACTACCCCGACTTTACCGGAATGAACGTGGTCGTTGTCGGCGGCGGCAACGTGGCGATGGACGTGGCCCGTTCGGCTGTCCGGTGCAACGCCAAGTCGGTGAAGCTGGTGTACCGGCGCCGCAAGGAGGACATGACGGCTCTGCCCGAAGAGGTGGAAGGCGCCATCGCCGACGGCGTGGAGATTGTGGAGCTCCACGCGCCGCTTCATATCATCAAGGACAAGGACAACAAGCTTGTGTCGCTGAGCGCCCAGCCGCAGATCATCGGCGAGTTCAAGGGCGGCCGGCCGTCGCCGGTCAACGCCGATGTGCCTGAGGTGTTCTTCCCCTGCGACCGCCTGCTGGTAGCCATCGGCCAAGGGATCGAGTCCCGCAAGTTCGGTGAGTACGGCATGCCGATCAAGCGGGGCGCTATTGAGTGTCTCGACACGAGCGGCGTGAAGGATACGCGGGGAATTTTTGCCGGCGGCGACTGCGTCACAGGGCCGGCGACCGTCATTCGGGCGATCGCGGCCGGAAAAGTCGCGGCGGCCAACATCGACGAGTATTTGGGCTTTAACCACGTGATCGAGAGCACCATCGAAGTGCCTCAGGTGCGGTTTGACGACCACACGACCTGCGGCCGAGTCAACATGGCCGAGCGCCCGGCGGCTGAGCGCGTTCACGATTTCAAGCTGATGGAACTGCCCATGACCGACGAGGAAGCCTTTCAGGAGTCGGGACGCTGCCTGCGCTGTGACCACTTCGGTTACGGCGTGTTCAAGGGGGGGCGAATCAGACAATGGTAA
- a CDS encoding [FeFe] hydrogenase, group A: MVNIVIDGKSIQVPEKTTILEAAKSVGIKIPTLCYFKGLNEIGACRICVVEVEGYDRLFTACNSPVEEGMVIQTNSRKARETRKANLQFILSEHQDRCPMCVRNGNCELQKTAGDLNVHSTPFKKHIDDRTSNPDFPLIRDYSKCIKCMRCVQVCDKIQHSNVWDVVNSGGTITVDVGKAYRLEDAPCVLCGQCITHCPVGALHERDDTQKLMDAIDDPDKIVLVQIAPAIRTAWCEEFGMKPEEATVNRLASALRIIGFDYVFDTNFSADLTIMEESSEFVERLTHADQFKFPMFTSCCPAWVRFVKANWPKYIPQLSTAKSPQQMFGAIAKSWYPQLLGVDPKRIFSVSVMPCLAKKAECALPTMNSAGAGQDVDLAITNREITRLIRAHQIDPTDLEDEQLDMPLGIGSGAGAIFGVTGGVMEAALRSAHYFVTGKNASPETFKAVRGQQGWKEAEFEIGGTKLKVAVVNGLSNANQLITELEKGRVHYDFVEVMACPGGCVGGGGQPIHAQKEMAPDRAPVLYNIDKKLPWRYSHANPSIIECYKSYLGKPLSERAHHLLHTDANGWKMPGEK, from the coding sequence ATGGTAAACATCGTCATCGACGGCAAGTCCATTCAGGTACCAGAAAAGACGACCATTCTCGAAGCGGCCAAGTCCGTCGGGATAAAAATTCCTACCCTCTGTTACTTCAAGGGGCTGAACGAGATCGGTGCCTGCCGAATTTGCGTCGTGGAAGTCGAAGGATACGACCGGCTTTTCACGGCCTGCAACAGCCCGGTCGAAGAGGGCATGGTGATACAGACCAACAGCCGAAAGGCCCGGGAGACGCGAAAGGCGAACCTGCAGTTTATCCTCTCGGAGCACCAGGACCGGTGCCCGATGTGCGTTCGCAACGGCAACTGCGAGCTTCAAAAAACCGCCGGAGACCTGAACGTTCACTCCACGCCCTTTAAAAAACACATCGACGACCGAACCAGCAACCCAGATTTCCCGCTGATCCGAGATTACTCGAAGTGCATTAAGTGCATGCGCTGCGTGCAGGTGTGCGATAAGATTCAGCACTCCAACGTTTGGGACGTGGTGAACAGCGGTGGCACCATCACCGTCGACGTGGGGAAAGCCTACAGGCTTGAAGACGCGCCCTGCGTCCTGTGCGGTCAGTGCATTACCCACTGCCCGGTAGGCGCGCTTCACGAGCGCGACGACACGCAGAAGCTTATGGACGCGATCGACGACCCGGACAAGATTGTGCTCGTTCAGATTGCCCCGGCGATCCGAACCGCGTGGTGCGAGGAGTTCGGCATGAAGCCCGAGGAAGCGACGGTCAACCGGCTCGCCTCGGCCCTGAGAATCATCGGGTTTGACTACGTTTTCGACACCAACTTCTCCGCCGACCTGACGATTATGGAAGAAAGCAGCGAGTTCGTCGAGCGACTCACTCATGCCGACCAATTCAAGTTCCCCATGTTCACGTCCTGCTGTCCCGCTTGGGTTCGATTCGTGAAGGCAAACTGGCCAAAGTACATTCCTCAGCTCTCCACGGCCAAGTCGCCGCAGCAGATGTTCGGCGCGATCGCAAAATCGTGGTATCCCCAGCTGCTGGGAGTTGACCCCAAGCGGATTTTCTCCGTGTCCGTCATGCCGTGTCTGGCCAAAAAGGCCGAGTGCGCGCTGCCGACGATGAACAGCGCGGGCGCTGGACAGGACGTCGACTTGGCGATCACCAACCGGGAGATCACCCGGCTGATTCGGGCCCACCAGATTGACCCGACGGACTTAGAAGATGAACAGCTCGATATGCCGCTTGGCATCGGTAGCGGCGCCGGCGCTATTTTCGGCGTCACAGGCGGCGTGATGGAAGCGGCGCTTCGAAGCGCCCATTACTTCGTCACCGGCAAAAACGCCTCGCCTGAGACGTTCAAAGCCGTCCGAGGCCAACAGGGCTGGAAGGAAGCGGAGTTTGAAATTGGCGGGACGAAGCTGAAAGTCGCCGTCGTCAACGGGCTGTCGAACGCCAACCAGCTGATCACAGAGCTGGAAAAAGGCCGAGTTCACTATGACTTCGTCGAAGTCATGGCCTGTCCTGGCGGCTGCGTGGGCGGCGGCGGACAGCCGATTCACGCCCAAAAGGAAATGGCGCCCGACCGTGCCCCGGTGCTTTACAACATCGATAAAAAACTGCCGTGGCGGTATTCGCACGCCAACCCGTCAATCATCGAGTGCTATAAGAGCTACTTGGGCAAACCTCTTTCTGAGCGAGCTCACCACCTGCTCCACACCGACGCCAACGGCTGGAAGATGCCCGGCGAAAAATAA
- a CDS encoding DUF6672 family protein, giving the protein MKRRILVNLLIIIVFAALGAYCYDIGKAYDLVLSNTKVTVDGKEYAPMEAVQVYIDDASENPIFLAEDDQMVGTAVGRKHVLTIQTLDDHDKVVEEKKVPFTISQLGPKREIRVPLGWNTGSLEVKENK; this is encoded by the coding sequence ATGAAGCGGAGAATCCTCGTCAATCTCCTGATCATCATCGTCTTTGCGGCTCTTGGCGCGTACTGCTATGACATCGGCAAGGCGTACGACCTCGTGCTTTCTAACACCAAAGTGACGGTTGACGGCAAGGAGTACGCGCCGATGGAAGCCGTTCAGGTGTACATCGACGACGCCAGCGAGAACCCGATTTTCCTCGCTGAGGACGACCAAATGGTCGGCACGGCTGTCGGCCGCAAGCACGTCTTGACCATTCAGACGCTGGACGATCACGACAAGGTCGTGGAGGAGAAAAAAGTTCCCTTCACCATCTCTCAGCTCGGCCCGAAACGGGAAATCCGAGTTCCGCTGGGCTGGAACACCGGCTCCCTGGAGGTCAAAGAGAACAAGTAA
- a CDS encoding ABC transporter permease, producing MTTQTSSSEKLKYFLITNAVPIMFIVISAIAIPISRFSAEYLINEMLIRLSRNSFLVLSLLVPIMAGMGLNFGMVLGAMAGQIGLIFICDWNIVGIPGMVLAAIISTPLAILFGWMCGTILNKARGREMVTSYILGFFMNGVYQLVVLYGFGSVVPIQSAKLVLSRGYGIRNVTNLEGIRRSLDQLIPMNIHGINIPLATFIVIAAFCVFIVWFRKTKLGQDMRATGQDIAVAASAGIPVMRTRVISIVISTVLACYGQIIFLQNVGTLNTYNSHEQAGTFAIASLLVGGASVTRASILNVFAGVLLFHLMFVVSPMAGKYLVGDAQLGEFFRVFVSYGIISLALVLHGWRRHADRERARAAFRGGSEGAAK from the coding sequence ATGACGACTCAGACTTCCAGCAGCGAAAAGCTCAAGTACTTCCTCATCACCAACGCCGTTCCGATCATGTTCATCGTCATCAGCGCGATCGCCATTCCGATTTCTCGGTTCTCGGCCGAGTACCTGATCAACGAGATGTTGATCCGGCTTTCCCGCAACTCGTTCCTTGTCCTGTCCCTGCTCGTGCCGATCATGGCTGGTATGGGGCTCAACTTCGGGATGGTTCTGGGAGCCATGGCCGGGCAGATCGGCCTGATCTTCATCTGCGACTGGAACATCGTCGGCATTCCCGGCATGGTGCTCGCCGCCATCATCTCCACGCCGCTGGCAATCCTTTTTGGCTGGATGTGCGGCACGATCCTGAACAAGGCGCGGGGCCGTGAAATGGTCACTAGCTATATCCTCGGGTTCTTCATGAACGGGGTCTATCAGCTGGTGGTGTTGTACGGCTTCGGCAGCGTCGTGCCAATTCAGAGCGCTAAGCTGGTTCTGTCGAGAGGGTACGGGATCCGCAACGTCACCAACTTGGAGGGCATTCGGCGGTCGCTGGACCAGCTGATCCCGATGAACATTCACGGGATTAACATTCCCTTAGCCACGTTCATCGTCATCGCCGCCTTCTGCGTCTTCATCGTCTGGTTCCGCAAGACCAAGCTGGGGCAGGACATGCGGGCAACCGGTCAGGATATCGCCGTCGCGGCTTCTGCCGGTATTCCGGTGATGAGAACCCGCGTCATTTCTATCGTCATCTCCACCGTTCTGGCGTGCTACGGCCAGATCATCTTCCTTCAGAACGTGGGAACGCTGAACACTTACAACAGCCACGAGCAGGCGGGAACGTTCGCTATCGCGTCGCTGCTGGTAGGCGGCGCGTCGGTCACTCGGGCGTCCATACTGAACGTCTTCGCCGGCGTGCTCCTGTTCCACCTGATGTTCGTCGTTTCGCCGATGGCCGGCAAATACTTGGTTGGCGATGCCCAGCTGGGCGAGTTCTTCCGCGTGTTTGTCTCCTACGGCATCATTTCTCTGGCGCTCGTGCTTCACGGCTGGCGTCGGCATGCTGACCGGGAGCGCGCCCGGGCAGCGTTCAGAGGCGGCTCAGAGGGGGCGGCGAAATGA